The Sylvia atricapilla isolate bSylAtr1 chromosome 30, bSylAtr1.pri, whole genome shotgun sequence region GTGGTAACCCTGTCACAAGGACCAGGGCACATGGGGATTTTTGGCACCACTAAAACAGAGcagagtttggattttttttatttgcaactGAGATGACTTTTCATCAAATTGAAAGTCTGGGAGACTGATATGACAGCACCTCCACCTTCCCAggccctgtgccacccctggagcaggcagctctcCCACACCAGCCCTCACCTCACTCGCTGTCTTGTTGCCCAGTTTCTGGGAGATGGCATGGAAGGTGTCCAGGTGGGCTCCCTTCTCCTGGCAGCTGGTGAGGATGACTCTGTCAGCCTCcctacaaaacaaaaccctgtgAAAGCCTGAAACCAGTGACAGACCCAggcactcccagccctgttCCCAGTTCAGCAATCCCTGAGCAAAGCTCCCTTACTCCTCCTGCCACCCTCAATCCCAGCACCCATCTCTAAGCAGAACTCCTTTAGCCTGGTTTTAAGCTTTTTGAAGGAGAACAAAGATTCTTCCCCAGCCCAAATTACTCCACTaacagccctgccaggagcagccagtgctgctcacGGGGCCAAACTGATGGACTGAGGAATGTTCAAAGGGGAGGGGGCAGAAAATAGGGATACAAAATGAAAAGGACCCAGTAAGAGCTGGAACCAAACAGTGAACACAGAAAGATTCAGGAGGTCAGGCAGAGGTACCTGGTCCAGAGCACAACCTTCTCCCCAGTGGAGCTGACTTTGCTGTTCTTGGCACACACGGTGGCCTCTGTCactcgctgctgctgctgctcctcctccctctggcCCAGGGAGGCCGTGCCCACTctggcctccagcagctcaggctgctgatGCACCTGGAAGCAGCTGTTTGCATTTGACCTTGGCCTGCCCTCGGGAGCATCTCTGTTCTCTGTCTCCAAACTGCAGTGACCAGGgggccctgagctgcagctctcaccAAGCGTTGCTTTGCTGCTCGTTGTGACCCAGCCTTGCTTTGCTTCAGCTCTTCCTTCCAGGGGCAAAGGTGGTCCCTCGAGTTCTTTGCCACCTCCTTcagaagaaagagcagagcccctgggctgctctgctgaagcAGAATGAAGCCCCTCAGTCTGACACGGGCTCTGTGCACAGGAGGGTCGAGGTCCAGAGGTTCcttttgctgcagcagagagcagcaggtccctgctcagccccagggagggCTCTGCATTCCCCCCAGGCTGCTTTAGTCCCTCAGTGCAAGGGCAGTCTTTGGTTTCTTGAGGTAGTTTTAGAGCAGCTTTTTGTAGCTGTGCCCATCTGGGGCCAGTGGCAGCAGAGTCCCTGTCCTTGGCAGTGTCCACACCTGCACTGGCACCTTCTGGACCCTGGACATCAGCAGGTGCAGGTTTTTCACAAGATCCAGGTGTGCTGGAGGTCACCCTTCCTTCCAGGTGAGATCCTGATAAGAAACCCAAATAAGGTCAGAGAAGCTGTAAGGAAAAGCTCCTGGAGGCTTCATCCCCTGacttttaaagagatttttatttacAGAGCCTAATGCTGCACTTGAGAATGGTTTGGGAGCAGCTTTGTGATTCCACCTGCACTTTACCCATCTGTACTTCAAAGGAGAAAATCTACAGCCCATTTTCTTCACCCCTGTGGGTTGCTACAACCAACTGCTGTGTGAAGTGataaagatttaaaaagtgCGTTGCCTAGAGCAAAACTCTCCAGTGaaacagccactgctgctcttggcacCCTGGTTACAAACCCAGAGAGGAGGCCACATTTAAACTCCTGTATTTAACTGTGTGTTGTCCCCAACAGCAGCACAACCTGAGCTCTggctccagggatgaggaagagATCTCCCTCAGGTTGTTTATCCTGTCATAATTGTGTTTCTCCTTGTCTGTACCCGACTGGAGGTAAAACAAGCACCAGAGAAATTGTATAAAGGCAGATtagagagctgctgtgctgaaatGGAAACTGGAAAAGAACCAGTACCATGGACTGGGGACTGGAGCAGTATCCTGGCAAGAGAAGCTTAAATGGAGCAACCATTGTGAAAAGGGCAGAATATTCTCTAGGCTAGACAGGTATGGAGCATCCAGAGTGGaggaacaagaggaaaaaaagtgaagattaCAATTAAAAGTTCTCATTATACTCCAAAAATGTGCATAAGAAAGTCCTGAACCTCTGCTCATTTGTGTGGAGAGGATTCTACGCCTGTCTGTAGAAGACAAAAGTTCCACACACCTGGAGACAGAGAGTCCACTTTCCTAGAGTCAGGTTTTGTTCTGCTCTGGACATCCTCTCCCTCATCTCTGCTCTCCAGGTTTTCTTCTCCAGGTTCCTTTGACATTCCAGGATCCTTCCCTTCTGGTTGGGGACTTGACTCTCGCTGAGCAAGgctggcaggcagctcctgagaatctttgcttttataaaatttGCTTTCACACACCTGCAAACCAACCCACAGGCACAATCACACCCATGTGGTGTGTCCATGCCAACCACACCTCAGCCTTTGCTTCCCAGGTATTCCTGGCCCTGCCAAAGGCTTCACTTTGGCATTATGTTTGCTTTAGAAAGTTgaatattattattgttattatgaACAGGCATGGATCTTTTCACATAGTGGCCACGCCAGCATCTTCCACTCAAAAAACTTAACCCAAAAAGCACATCAAAAATGACATCATTTAGCAGAGCAAGGAGGGGCAGAAGAAagtgaggagcagagagatGGGAGAAGGCCAAGGCAGGGGCAGTCAGAGCTCCAGACAGGGAGGCACCACCGGGCACCTTTGCACTGATTCCCTTCCTCACCCCGTTATTTGGGAGACAAGAGGCCCAAGGATGATGACAGCAGGGAGATTTGGCAGGACTCCACTTCCCCCTGAGCACTCCAGGCCTCTCCACTGACCTTACTACTACaatggctgcagctcctccttttgcttttctttagcTTGAGATCGCTACTCCCTTCATGGCAGGAACATGAACATTCCTTCATCCCATCCACCCACTCGACCTCCTGGAAACAGACAGACTCCAGCTGACAGACAGACAACACTCCAGCTGACAGACAGACAACACTCCAGCTGACAGACAGACAACACTCCagctgacagacagacaggggacaggggacagggggctgCAACACCCGCAGAGAACTGAAGTGATGACGGCAAGCAAAGCACAACAGAAACGTCTCCATCCCGTTTCTTCCACCTTTGTGAGGTTGTTGCCATGTCTCTCAGTGAGACAATTTACCCCCTGCATTTGCTCAGAGGTGAGAAGTACAAGGGAAATGCCCCAGGCTCACCTTGTCGTGGTGTTGGCCTCCAATCTCCTTCCGCTTCTTGTTTCTGGTGGCTCCATGAATCTTGGGTGGCTCATCCTCCTCTTCTACAtctggcagagacacctcttCAAACCCATCAAactacagcaaaacaaacaccagCTGGTCTCAGGTGATCAAAGTTTGTTctccccagaaaacaaaaatcctgttCAAAAATTTGAAGAGTTTGCTTCAGtccaccagcagctctcccaccCCACTGCTTCCCTCTCTCTGAAACTGCACCCTGTGAGTGAGTTCTTCCAGCTGAAACatgtttcttatctctgcttTTATCATTCCTGGTTTTAGGGAAAAGATTGCTCCACCTCatattccttctcttctgtcCAGTTGATCTCCTCAAAATCTCCCATGCGGCTGGCTGAGGGCCGGAGGTgatcaaagaaaacagagaactCATCCTGCAGGTGATCATGTCCCTTCAACAGCTGCCACATTTGGGTCTTCAGCTGCAAGATAAAAATCCAGAGAAAGTGAGTCTCATTCCACATCATCTCATTGTCCTCCCTCAGAGCAAGGGGAGCACCACAGGTTGTCACAGCTAAAGTCTGGAAGTTGGTGCTTGCATGGCAACAGCTTCCTGGATATTCTGAGATCATTCCACACTCAGCTACCAAATTAACCTGGAAAATATTCCTCCAGAATTCCAGGCAGGCTCTGTAGATTACACTGAGCCTCAACTGCAAGGTGATGAAAGCAAGGTGGAGGTGGGAGCAAGGAAATACACAGAGCATCAACTGTGCAGCCTCTTGCAGAGGCAGTTCCAAAGCCCCCTGaatccaaggccaggttggatggggctgggagaaacctgggctagtgggaggtgtccctgcccgtggcagggggtggaatgagatgggctttaaagCCTTTCCCAACCCAAATCCTTTTGAATGAATTTGAGCTGTACCCTCAAAAGGGAGAATGTGCTGGGCCAACTCCAGTGATCCCCAGAACAGGGTGAGGGAATGAGGCTGGCTGCACTTAGACTGGGAGAAAAGGAGTCCCTGGTTACCTCTGCAATCTCCTGGGGCAGACAgtctgcacagctctgcaggacttTGATGATCTTTTGGTGGTGGGCAGGATTTTCAGCAAAGCAGATCTCCAGCTGCCTGAGGAACTTGCGGCTCTTTTCAAAGGCTTGCTGCTCCTCAAACtggccaaaagaaaaaaaaaaatcaccctcaTGCTCAAGCACATATTTCCAATTAACTTCAACAAGCCGTAGAATTCCTGTCCTGGTCTTTGCTTTCCATTGTACTGATGTTTTTCACAAAactggggagaggcagaggaagagaaacacCACTCTGTATAATCAATACTTACATGAGCTATAAAATTTGGCTTTGCACGTGAGATAGGGAAATCCAGAAAGAATGGAACAGGTGAAACCCTCTATCCTACAAAGTGGAAGGCAGATTTGGAGACAGGGGAACCACTGTTTGCTGTATCTGCACGTTgtctctgcagccagaggtgATGCAAGTGGGAAAGGTTGATCCTCCACAGCCACACTGAGCAGGAGATTTACAAAGAACACCAAACTTTCCAATTCTGATTAATAAAAGCAGCGAGGTAAGCAAATGATTTACCAGCTGCTTGCCTTTCTTGCCCTAGGAAAAACTTTATCCTTTCACTCCCACAAGATTTTATGTTGCTTACAATCTGGCCTCCTCAGTTCACTCTACCTACCAGCCCACACTCCAAAGCTTGCTCTGGTAaaagaaaggcagcaaaatctgtgagcagctgtggccagTCGTGCAGCAGTTTCTGCAGAGTGGCGTAGAGATCGACGGCTGTGCGTTTGTCTGTGCTGATCTCGAACTCGTAGATAACGCGCAGGAAGTCTTCGTACttccctgggatgtgctgcagggTCTCACGGACCTGGGGGAGCAACAGGGCTTGGTAACATCCAGGAGGAAAGACAAGCTCAAAACAGGTTATCTCGTGTTGGGAGAGATCTTAAAGATCAGctcattccaaccccttgccatgggcagggacatcctgcactatcccaggctgctccaagccctggacacttccaaggatccagggacagccacagcctccctgggcaccctgtgccagggcctccccaccctcccagggaggaatttctccctCAATTCTTTTAATTGAGTCATCTTTGATCTCCTCTGCTCTGAAGCCACACAGCGCTTGCAATTTGTCAAAATCTCTTCCGAAAGATCAAGCTCAAATTCTTCTGAGAGAAGGGATCCCAATCCAGACTGTGAAGTTCAGGAATTCAAAACTGGACTgagtgcagcagctgagctcccccagcccctgacTCCTTCACTTCCAGCTCCCCCACTCaggacagggagggaggaggagcagcaaaacTCTCAGCTCAAGAAAGGGACAGTTTGAGAAGTGAAGCACCATGTGGGGTGTAGGAAGAAATAACTCACCCCCAGCCAGAACCAGCAGTTCTGTGGCTCAGTTGTGTGTCAGAGAACCCCAGATATCCCACGttcctgtccctgggctgccTTACCCTGGTCAGATATGCCTGGGCAAAGGCCAGGTCCTTCTGCTCCCGCAGGGGATCCCTCTCCAGGATGTCCTCATCatacaacagcagcagcttggagGTGTCTTTGCTGGcccgagcccggccccgctTGTTCCTGGTTCTGTGGgagctcctgctcttcccaggggCTTTCAGGTTCTCTCCTGTGGAGGAGCACAAGGTCAGCTGGTGGCACAGGAAGCCCATGGCTCAGCCAGGGCAATATTCcaacagaaaagcagctttcagagTCAGTGCTACGTTCTGTCTGTGCTCCCTGGAAGTGTAGGAGAAATACACTTCCTATGAGTCAAGGTGGCCAAAATCCTaaatttgctgtttgtttccaCAGcatctgacaggaaaaaaaaatctctgggtGACCACAGCCATGGTTTTATCCTAGCTTTTCTTGGAATTAAACAATCCTGCACACCAGGGCAGAACAACCATGAGAGGAACAGAGACATAACACaagccccagagctggctgtTAACTCTGCAAATTTTAGCTTATTATTTACATAATAGTTAAAATCACAGATAAATACCTGGTATCACACAACAGGGAATGAAATAGGGTGCTAAGAGGGGTTACATCCAGATTTTTGTGGATTTAGGAATCTGTTGATCAAATGGGCTGAGGTCCTCTACTTTAAGTTCACTGCTCAAGTTCATTTACCACTTGCTGGACTgtgcttcatttccttttctccaacAGGATCTTGTCAGACAAAATTCAACTTAGCAAAGATTTGACTATTTAATATTGTTCTTCTACAAGTATGAGGTATTAGCTGACACAAACCATAAATCTGTCTGCAAATTTTTGAGGCACTAAAGACCCTTGGCTCACATGCAGGAGAGCTGTGACTGGGTCCCGAGGTTGTGTTTCCAGCTGGAAAGCACCACTTGGCTCAGACACATCTGTGAAATTAAACCCAGACACGACCCCAGTGTTTTGTTCtccctgcagaaagcagctctACTTTGCCACTCCCTGTgtccaaacaacaaaaccaaaaaaaaaacccctaaagaACTCACCTGCTGGCATCCTGTGGGCTTCCACCTGTGGGGAAGCTGCCTTGGCCATGGTGAAGGCAGATTTAGGCTCCTCTGATGTATCTCCACATATTTCATCATCTTTCTGTAAGCTCTCtattccttctccttcttcctcctcctcttcttcaggctCAGAGTTCTCTTCCTGGGAATTCTCTTCTTCAGAATCTCCTTCTTGGCTTAAACGTCTCTCTGTTGCAAGCCAAGTAAGTTTTTCCATTGTCTCCTTAGAAAgtaattaataacaaaaaaaaaatcacattgttttattttattgtttggttTAATATCACTCAGCAACTTCCTCACTGCATCAagacatttaatttcattaacatttaatttcataGATCAGCACCTGCCCAACTAAAGGATTCTGTTAAGGAACAGGATTCAAACCCCTCCAGAGCTGCTTAAAATTGTACgtgcaaaattaaatttcagcATCTTCCATTCAGCAGACAAAGCCTTAAGTTAGAAGAGATTCCTTAATGATCATCTCAGCTCTCAAAGGCTTGCTGAAATTGTGACctagaaagtaatttttatttaaagtactTCTCAGAGAGCAGCCTCACTGAGGAGTCCTTGCAGCTCAGCAGAGTTTAAATCTACATATTTGCAATATATTGGGCTTAAAAATCTGCCCAGGGAAACGTGGTGTCCAATTTCTCTGTGACcagcacacagccaggctgtCACAGAGTTACCAGCCCACCTTCCCAGTGGGATTGGCCCTGACTCCACAGGCTGTTTCAGGATACTCACAGCTGCCTTTAAGGGTTTTAAAGTTTGGCCTTTACCTGCAGTTCTGGCACTGACAGAACAGACTCTTCTGAGGCTGATGAcatctcctcatcctcatcttgTGTAAAATCATCAAAgtcatcttcttcctcttcttcttgcccttccctctctcctgcagcctcGGGGCCAGCCGGTGTCCCCACAGACTGACCATCAATGCTGGATGAGTCCTCTGGTCTTCCTGGGGGGCTGCTGAACTCTGCCTCCCCCTCTGCTGGGTAAGGGAGGTTCTTTGGAGAGTCACTGCTGCCTGGTGGCCCAGCAGCACCCCCTGCCtccccctgctgctccccccggggaggggatggcagagcctggggctcctcctctcccttctcctcgCAGGGAACGGGCTCCTTCTTGGGCTCATCCCCACAGGAACACGCAGCCTCCATGTTCAGCTCCTGGCCAAGGCCCAGCATGaactcctccttcccttcagcACATAAAAGATCACTCTTCTGTGCCACGTTGGCTTCTTTGGGAGCATCACTTGAATCTTCGGACTCGGTTTTCACCGATTCATCAGGATCCTCTAAATGAGGCACGAGGTCCATGGGCAATGGGTCAGATGTGctcccatctccctgccccactgcccagctgcagcagtcCCCCTTGTTCCCCTTGTCCTGAGTGCCCTCCTGGGAAGTGGCAGGGTTTGTCCCACTCTCCTCCTCGGGGGACACGGCAGAGCAAGGAACAAAGAGCTCCGGGGGCTCCGCCTTGGGCTCCGCTGCAGGAaaggcagtgggagcagagaccagggtcagctgctcctccccttCACCCACAGCAGGTGCAGACAGACCAACAGGGTTGGGAGAGACAATCAGTGATGGGATGGAGGAGGTCACCAGAGGCTGATTTAATGGACATGGGAACGTGGATGGATTCACCAGCAGGGTTGTGACTGGAATGGCCTGAGTGCCTCGGCCCACCGCTGTGTTCAGGGGCTGGATCATGTTGCAGCCGTTGCCAATGTTAACCACCTTCACTGTGGTGGCAGGGACAGTCAGGATGACAGGGGAGGGCTGGATCAGAGGGGGAGGTTTTATCAGTGGGGCAGACCTCgtcccttttttcctctggcagctCTTACGTGCACAAGGTTTGCGCATTTTCGTCCCGGCCAAGGGCGGCAGCATCAGCTTGGGCTGGAAAGTCACTGGCTCTGAGGACACCAGAGCTGGtgagacagcagctgggaaggctTGTCTGGAGTCTGGATGGGCAGTGGGAAGCACCAAGCCATCTCCAGCTCCCACCACTGCTGGAACGTTCAGGGGCTGCACTCCCGGCGCGACGGGCGCCGGCTGAATGGGCCGAGGGACCTGGACTCGGACCTTGCTGGGGGGAGCCTCTGACTGGGACAGCTTCACAGCTTTCTGCATGCtgacagggctggagctgggctgcagggcgAGGCTGGGGTGGATCAGGACGGGCTTCAGAATTGCTGccttctgcctcctccaggGCCTCCTGGAGAACCGGTTGCCCAAAGGCTTCAGGGTGAGCACAAGCCCCTTGGGCATCAGCAGAGGGTATTTGTCATCACGTTCCCTGTCTGAAGTTTCCTTTTGTGGCCCCAAAAAGGCAGATTCTGCATTAGGTGAAGCCAGTGTCTCCTTGGCATCTTCTGCCAGTTGCTTCAATTCCTCCTGGATGGAGGGCAAGCTTGCCTGAAAAGGACACGAATTCATTGGAATTTATTACTTATAGGTTATTCCTGTATTTCAGCcttcacacagcagcacagaaggcAACAGACCTTCTTCTACAAGCGGGTTTCATTTCCTTTATACTGCTGCATATCACTTAACAGTACTTTAAATCCATGAGTTGCACTGCAAAGCCTTTAGGAGACTCTGAGATCCTGAGAAAACCAAGACTGAACTCCTTTATTAAAGGTTGCTTTAGTAAACACAGGATTTTGTGGGAAGGAAACTTCCCTGTGTAACAGGGGCTGATCAAGAGGTCTGTATTTTATGGCACCTGAGTCCAGTTGTTCCCTTGGGCACAGTCCTCCCTGACTCACTCACAGGCATTGGTCTCTGTGCCTCCAAGAAAAAGCCCACAAGGAAAACCCACAGGAAACCCAAGGAAAACCCACCAGAAACGAACCAAACAactccccatcccagccctgggtgcagagcagcagaaaataccTTTAACCAGAAGGGCAGGCGATGCTCCTCCCTCTCGATGGGTGCCTTCCACTCGTGGGGCTGGATTTCCTCACAGCACTtcaccagcacaggcagctgctttgTCTTTTTGTAGTACTGTGGGGACAGCAGACAAGGGCAGACAAGGTGACTGTGGTCAGCTCACCTGCCCAGGTACTGCTGGGATAAAGGAGCACTGTGAAAGTGTTCATGGGAATACAGCAATTCTTTTAATAAGGTTCTGCccacagaaacattaaaaatcaaCAGCCAAGGCTGAAGAGAAGCTCACTGCCATCCTGGCTGCTTTCACAGAGGCTCAGGCAGATGTGCAGGTGTTGTTTCATGTTTTTGGTTCTTACTCTCTCCTCAGCAGTTCCCAGTAGCTTATGGGACAGGATTATtgcccagctggctgcaaacagcatttttcttgaAGTCTTGCTACTCAAAAGGTCACTTGTATGAATTTCTGTCAGGATTACTGAGTTGTACCAGAACTATCTGGGCTCTAGAGAATCAAAACAGTAATCCAAGCACTTGCCAAGTCCAGGGGCTAAGGTAAATAAAAGGATAGAACCTCACTGCTAACAAAAagatgacattttattttaaggacCCGTCAGCACAAAGAGGCCCTTggaacacagagcagctgtgccctgctggaaCAAACCCCAGCAGGAGCCCCTTACCCTGATGATGTTGTCAGGGGCTCGGTTCATGTTGAGGTTCTTGATCCTCACTGTCAGCTGATGGGCAGTTTTGGTGGGCAGGAGGTATTTGCTGATCAAAGGCTTTGGAAACTCTGTCCCCTCGAAATGTTTCAGCCCTAAAGCCAACAAGCTGGAcagggaaaaagggaggggaggagacAAGAAACctctcagggagctgctgggatgtcACACAGTTCTCTCCAAGGACTGCACCCCAGAAATTCTCCTTAACAAACAAATGCCATTTCCACGCAGTTTGTACAATAATTGAAGCACCTACTTGTCCTCTGCCTTGGTGAAGATGATCTTGTCCTGGTGAGAGTTTGCTCTTAAGGAACAAATTGGCAGCAGTTCTGGGTACATAAAGACTTTCCTTGTTGCCAAAATCCAGGCCACTTGCTTTGGCAAACAAGAGATTTCATTTGCTGTGAAAAGAATTAACAGGTAACGACAGTTGTGTGTGTGGATGAATGTTTTTCACAAATCACTTCTTGAAAACACTGTTTCTTTTACTCCTTTCATTGCAAAAAATAGactttcttcctgtttttagaattttaaaatttctaaattttaaaaggagcccagaggagggggacaggagcccaggggaggggggacaggagcccaggggaggggggacaggagcccaggaggggcaggaccccgggaggggacaggagcccaggggagggggacaggagcccaggggagggggacaggagcccaggggaggggggacaggagcccaggggaggggggacaggagcccgggaggggacaggaccccgggaggggacagga contains the following coding sequences:
- the LOC136372944 gene encoding GON-4-like protein isoform X2, producing MKKVTERARVPALRFEEPLANLLNKQHRTVKEQLEQLRMRKSSIKASQETEKSKPPNEKPLQSLVLDSAQRKRLQQQMQQHVQLLTQIHLLASFNPDLSSEASTTQMFLSELGSFAHSSTLLRVPLNPKFQTMFQPCNLQGALQLIEDFHAQVPVDWSPRKAVKKNANEISCLPKQVAWILATRKVFMYPELLPICSLRANSHQDKIIFTKAEDNLLALGLKHFEGTEFPKPLISKYLLPTKTAHQLTVRIKNLNMNRAPDNIIRYYKKTKQLPVLVKCCEEIQPHEWKAPIEREEHRLPFWLKASLPSIQEELKQLAEDAKETLASPNAESAFLGPQKETSDRERDDKYPLLMPKGLVLTLKPLGNRFSRRPWRRQKAAILKPVLIHPSLALQPSSSPVSMQKAVKLSQSEAPPSKVRVQVPRPIQPAPVAPGVQPLNVPAVVGAGDGLVLPTAHPDSRQAFPAAVSPALVSSEPVTFQPKLMLPPLAGTKMRKPCARKSCQRKKGTRSAPLIKPPPLIQPSPVILTVPATTVKVVNIGNGCNMIQPLNTAVGRGTQAIPVTTLLVNPSTFPCPLNQPLVTSSIPSLIVSPNPVGLSAPAVGEGEEQLTLVSAPTAFPAAEPKAEPPELFVPCSAVSPEEESGTNPATSQEGTQDKGNKGDCCSWAVGQGDGSTSDPLPMDLVPHLEDPDESVKTESEDSSDAPKEANVAQKSDLLCAEGKEEFMLGLGQELNMEAACSCGDEPKKEPVPCEEKGEEEPQALPSPPRGEQQGEAGGAAGPPGSSDSPKNLPYPAEGEAEFSSPPGRPEDSSSIDGQSVGTPAGPEAAGEREGQEEEEEDDFDDFTQDEDEEMSSASEESVLSVPELQETMEKLTWLATERRLSQEGDSEEENSQEENSEPEEEEEEEGEGIESLQKDDEICGDTSEEPKSAFTMAKAASPQVEAHRMPAGENLKAPGKSRSSHRTRNKRGRARASKDTSKLLLLYDEDILERDPLREQKDLAFAQAYLTRVRETLQHIPGKYEDFLRVIYEFEISTDKRTAVDLYATLQKLLHDWPQLLTDFAAFLLPEQALECGLFEEQQAFEKSRKFLRQLEICFAENPAHHQKIIKVLQSCADCLPQEIAELKTQMWQLLKGHDHLQDEFSVFFDHLRPSASRMGDFEEINWTEEKEYEFDGFEEVSLPDVEEEDEPPKIHGATRNKKRKEIGGQHHDKEVEWVDGMKECSCSCHEGSSDLKLKKSKRRSCSHCSSKVCESKFYKSKDSQELPASLAQRESSPQPEGKDPGMSKEPGEENLESRDEGEDVQSRTKPDSRKVDSLSPGSHLEGRVTSSTPGSCEKPAPADVQGPEGASAGVDTAKDRDSAATGPRWAQLQKAALKLPQETKDCPCTEGLKQPGGNAEPSLGLSRDLLLSAAAKGTSGPRPSCAQSPCQTEGLHSASAEQPRGSALSSEGGGKELEGPPLPLEGRAEAKQGWVTTSSKATLGESCSSGPPGHCSLETENRDAPEGRPRSNANSCFQVHQQPELLEARVGTASLGQREEEQQQQRVTEATVCAKNSKVSSTGEKVVLWTREADRVILTSCQEKGAHLDTFHAISQKLGNKTASEVSHRFRELMRLFHTSCDGSSEDEEDATSTSNTDQLSDKDLLLSEEEPDD
- the LOC136372944 gene encoding GON-4-like protein isoform X1 → MALALKMLPCKKRRAAAAGPPSPRERGEDAELPGGSAGTGAADGGGCGRPAGRGPGDASPKGGRKPPGRAAPGPGQELPAGPGSPAAAEGKIPKLYTEVEVSSQRDPYPSENPAAVPESPGKSSLQVAARNPTTMKPPKNTRAEGQDGEDVERRKRRRKASKRKREGKSLEEEGSLSCDIKLDESLDRTLEDGAKQHNLTVVNVRNILHEVITNEHVVAMMKAAISETEDIPLFEPKMTRSKLKEVVEKGGVIPTWNISPIKKANKMKPPQFVDIPLEEDDSSDEEYQPDDEDEDETAEESLLESDVESTASSPRGAKRSRTRRSSDEEGGTLCEMEKVTTPVRHISAEVVPMGPPPPPKPKQTKDSTFMEKLHAVDEELASSPVCMDSYQPLEDSLIAFRTRSKRPLKDVPLGQLEAELRAPDITPDMYDPNTADDEEWKRWLGGLMNDDVENEDEADDDDDPEYNFLEDLDEPDTEDFRNDRAVRITKKEVNELMEELFETFQDEMGFSNMEDEGPEDEDVVTESRPSFNTPQALRFEEPLANLLNKQHRTVKEQLEQLRMRKSSIKASQETEKSKPPNEKPLQSLVLDSAQRKRLQQQMQQHVQLLTQIHLLASFNPDLSSEASTTQMFLSELGSFAHSSTLLRVPLNPKFQTMFQPCNLQGALQLIEDFHAQVPVDWSPRKAVKKNANEISCLPKQVAWILATRKVFMYPELLPICSLRANSHQDKIIFTKAEDNLLALGLKHFEGTEFPKPLISKYLLPTKTAHQLTVRIKNLNMNRAPDNIIRYYKKTKQLPVLVKCCEEIQPHEWKAPIEREEHRLPFWLKASLPSIQEELKQLAEDAKETLASPNAESAFLGPQKETSDRERDDKYPLLMPKGLVLTLKPLGNRFSRRPWRRQKAAILKPVLIHPSLALQPSSSPVSMQKAVKLSQSEAPPSKVRVQVPRPIQPAPVAPGVQPLNVPAVVGAGDGLVLPTAHPDSRQAFPAAVSPALVSSEPVTFQPKLMLPPLAGTKMRKPCARKSCQRKKGTRSAPLIKPPPLIQPSPVILTVPATTVKVVNIGNGCNMIQPLNTAVGRGTQAIPVTTLLVNPSTFPCPLNQPLVTSSIPSLIVSPNPVGLSAPAVGEGEEQLTLVSAPTAFPAAEPKAEPPELFVPCSAVSPEEESGTNPATSQEGTQDKGNKGDCCSWAVGQGDGSTSDPLPMDLVPHLEDPDESVKTESEDSSDAPKEANVAQKSDLLCAEGKEEFMLGLGQELNMEAACSCGDEPKKEPVPCEEKGEEEPQALPSPPRGEQQGEAGGAAGPPGSSDSPKNLPYPAEGEAEFSSPPGRPEDSSSIDGQSVGTPAGPEAAGEREGQEEEEEDDFDDFTQDEDEEMSSASEESVLSVPELQETMEKLTWLATERRLSQEGDSEEENSQEENSEPEEEEEEEGEGIESLQKDDEICGDTSEEPKSAFTMAKAASPQVEAHRMPAGENLKAPGKSRSSHRTRNKRGRARASKDTSKLLLLYDEDILERDPLREQKDLAFAQAYLTRVRETLQHIPGKYEDFLRVIYEFEISTDKRTAVDLYATLQKLLHDWPQLLTDFAAFLLPEQALECGLFEEQQAFEKSRKFLRQLEICFAENPAHHQKIIKVLQSCADCLPQEIAELKTQMWQLLKGHDHLQDEFSVFFDHLRPSASRMGDFEEINWTEEKEYEFDGFEEVSLPDVEEEDEPPKIHGATRNKKRKEIGGQHHDKEVEWVDGMKECSCSCHEGSSDLKLKKSKRRSCSHCSSKVCESKFYKSKDSQELPASLAQRESSPQPEGKDPGMSKEPGEENLESRDEGEDVQSRTKPDSRKVDSLSPGSHLEGRVTSSTPGSCEKPAPADVQGPEGASAGVDTAKDRDSAATGPRWAQLQKAALKLPQETKDCPCTEGLKQPGGNAEPSLGLSRDLLLSAAAKGTSGPRPSCAQSPCQTEGLHSASAEQPRGSALSSEGGGKELEGPPLPLEGRAEAKQGWVTTSSKATLGESCSSGPPGHCSLETENRDAPEGRPRSNANSCFQVHQQPELLEARVGTASLGQREEEQQQQRVTEATVCAKNSKVSSTGEKVVLWTREADRVILTSCQEKGAHLDTFHAISQKLGNKTASEVSHRFRELMRLFHTSCDGSSEDEEDATSTSNTDQLSDKDLLLSEEEPDD